One Mesorhizobium sp. J428 DNA segment encodes these proteins:
- a CDS encoding pyrimidine 5'-nucleotidase has translation MTNSPAPARFAHVTDWVFDLDNTLYPHHTNLFSQIDVKMTAYVSELLKLSGEDARKLQKQLYLEYGTTLNGLMELHRIDPDDFLQKVHDIDYSWVQPNPVLGEAIKALPGRKFIFTNGDRGHAERTARQLGVLDEFDDIFDIVAAGLTPKPARGTYEKFVELHKVAGPSAVMFEDLARNLVVPKALGMTTVLIVPNNFEPTFSEIWERDPALDDEVDYVTDDLTGFLRTILGQASA, from the coding sequence ATGACCAACAGTCCCGCTCCCGCCAGGTTCGCCCATGTCACCGACTGGGTTTTCGACCTCGACAACACGCTCTATCCGCATCACACGAACCTGTTCTCGCAGATCGACGTGAAGATGACGGCCTATGTGTCGGAGCTGCTGAAGCTGTCCGGCGAAGATGCGCGCAAGCTGCAGAAGCAGCTCTATCTCGAATACGGCACGACGCTGAACGGGCTGATGGAGCTGCATCGCATCGATCCGGACGACTTCCTCCAGAAGGTGCACGACATCGACTATTCCTGGGTCCAACCCAACCCGGTGCTGGGCGAGGCGATCAAGGCGCTGCCCGGCCGCAAGTTCATCTTCACCAACGGCGACCGCGGCCATGCGGAGCGCACGGCCCGCCAGCTCGGCGTGCTGGACGAGTTCGACGACATCTTCGACATCGTGGCAGCCGGGCTGACGCCGAAGCCGGCGCGCGGCACCTACGAGAAATTCGTCGAGCTGCACAAGGTCGCCGGTCCGAGCGCGGTGATGTTCGAGGATCTGGCGCGCAACCTTGTCGTGCCCAAGGCGCTCGGCATGACGACCGTGCTGATCGTGCCCAACAACTTCGAGCCGACCTTCTCCGAGATTTGGGAGCGTGACCCGGCGCTCGACGACGAGGTCGACTACGTCACCGATGATCTGACCGGGTTCCTGCGTACCATATTGGGACAGGCTTCCGCTTGA
- the truA gene encoding tRNA pseudouridine(38-40) synthase TruA translates to MPRYRLDIEYDGSAFAGWQRQAGQRSVQEAIEDAIKAFSGDEVSIRGAGRTDAGVHAAGQVAHVDLARDWPADRVRDALNAHLGLADDAVAILAARKIGDDFDARFSATARHYIYRIVNRRARLALEAKRAWWVPKRLDAAAMHEAAQHLVGRHDFTTFRSAHCQANSPLRTLDRLDVTRDGDLIEIRASARSFLHNQVRSMTGTLKRVGEGGWTPLDVKEALKAADRSRCGPVAPPDGLYLVKVDYPAES, encoded by the coding sequence ATGCCCCGCTACCGCCTCGACATCGAATATGACGGCAGCGCCTTTGCCGGCTGGCAGCGGCAGGCCGGCCAGCGCTCGGTGCAGGAGGCGATCGAGGACGCGATCAAGGCGTTTTCGGGCGACGAGGTCTCGATCCGCGGCGCCGGGCGCACCGATGCGGGCGTGCATGCCGCCGGGCAGGTGGCGCATGTCGACCTCGCCAGGGACTGGCCGGCGGACCGGGTGCGCGACGCGCTCAACGCGCATCTCGGCCTCGCCGACGACGCCGTCGCAATCCTGGCCGCGCGCAAGATCGGCGATGATTTCGACGCCCGCTTCTCGGCGACCGCCCGGCACTACATCTACCGGATCGTCAACCGCCGGGCGCGGCTGGCGCTGGAGGCAAAGCGCGCCTGGTGGGTGCCGAAGCGGCTCGACGCAGCAGCCATGCACGAGGCCGCGCAGCACCTCGTCGGCAGGCACGACTTCACCACCTTCCGCTCGGCGCACTGCCAGGCGAACAGCCCGCTGCGCACGCTCGACCGGCTGGACGTCACGCGCGACGGCGACCTGATCGAAATCCGCGCCTCGGCGCGGTCCTTCCTGCACAATCAGGTCCGCTCGATGACCGGCACGCTCAAGCGCGTCGGCGAAGGCGGCTGGACCCCGCTGGACGTGAAGGAGGCGCTGAAGGCGGCCGACCGTTCGCGCTGCGGGCCCGTCGCGCCGCCGGACGGGCTCTATCTCGTCAAGGTCGACTATCCGGCCGAGAGTTGA
- a CDS encoding acyl-CoA dehydrogenase family protein codes for MLKDVRKTIAQYSKPDERFYSTKPFFGQGVDAGFVKALLPKEVGGSDIATLDFALATEELAAVDVNVPTAMLGSGLCIKPVAMFGTEEQKKRFLTDFAEDGTRLGALAFTEVTGGANFDSPDPRFGVNTFATLEGDEWVINGHKHYTTNGTGWDGNNCHLYAVVCRTDPSKNAEESLAVIMVPGATPGVRVTGLLDTAGHRATISPRMAFENVRVPANNILGKPGDGIKIVSTNFAWTAALIGAACVGVMRAAYDHALQFAREDSRSGPHPIIEYPTVGYMLADIKMKIEACRYLTWKACHQHATGQRGPSTSLP; via the coding sequence GTGCTGAAGGACGTTCGCAAGACGATCGCGCAGTATTCCAAGCCCGACGAGCGCTTTTATTCAACCAAGCCTTTCTTCGGCCAGGGCGTCGATGCGGGCTTCGTGAAGGCGCTCCTACCCAAGGAGGTAGGCGGCTCCGACATCGCGACGCTCGATTTCGCGCTCGCCACGGAAGAGCTGGCCGCCGTCGATGTGAACGTGCCGACTGCCATGCTAGGGAGCGGCCTTTGTATCAAGCCGGTGGCGATGTTTGGAACCGAGGAGCAAAAGAAGCGCTTCCTCACCGATTTCGCCGAAGATGGAACGCGCCTGGGGGCCCTGGCCTTCACCGAAGTGACCGGCGGCGCGAACTTCGACTCGCCTGATCCGCGGTTCGGCGTCAACACCTTCGCGACGCTGGAAGGCGACGAATGGGTGATCAACGGCCACAAGCACTACACCACCAACGGCACCGGCTGGGACGGAAACAACTGCCACCTCTATGCGGTCGTGTGCAGAACGGACCCAAGCAAGAACGCCGAGGAATCTCTCGCGGTGATCATGGTTCCAGGTGCCACTCCCGGCGTGCGGGTCACGGGGCTTCTCGATACGGCCGGCCACCGGGCGACGATCTCTCCGCGGATGGCTTTCGAGAATGTGCGGGTGCCGGCAAACAACATCCTGGGTAAGCCGGGCGACGGGATCAAGATCGTTTCCACGAATTTCGCCTGGACCGCGGCCTTGATCGGCGCCGCATGTGTCGGCGTGATGCGGGCCGCCTACGATCATGCCTTGCAGTTCGCACGCGAGGACTCGCGCTCCGGGCCCCATCCGATCATCGAATATCCGACGGTCGGCTACATGCTTGCCGACATCAAGATGAAGATCGAAGCCTGTCGCTACCTGACCTGGAAGGCGTGCCATCAGCATGCGACCGGTCAAAGGGGGCCGAGCACGAGCTTGCCGTGA
- a CDS encoding helix-turn-helix domain-containing protein, with amino-acid sequence MKTFDLAEIRTTERFSYWRDVLCNVYVALNPEPSFKTDFLGTVTDHAFDGIGISNISSLKQTIARTPQGIRRDSEAYCFLNLQVAGTCRVSQAGRTAVTTPGEFTIVDSSEPFLLDYVSDEWEQYSFKIPKHVFDSHIGHDLVVRTVTGRTPVGKIVVDFLASVARTPESFRHSSTDMTKSIVDLAAMSLRASAPDGDDGRNRTFRSALRNSILRYVQLNFADPEIAPAKVAAHFGISTRYLHKLLEEHGETFGQIILGMRLERCASELREGKCLTISEAAFRWGFNDMSSFSRAFRRHFGVPPRDYRHQSKGL; translated from the coding sequence GTGAAGACCTTCGATCTGGCGGAAATCAGGACGACGGAACGTTTCAGCTACTGGCGGGACGTTCTGTGCAACGTCTATGTCGCGCTCAACCCGGAACCGTCGTTCAAGACGGATTTCCTCGGGACCGTCACCGATCATGCGTTTGACGGCATCGGCATTTCCAACATCTCTTCGCTGAAACAGACCATCGCGCGCACGCCGCAAGGCATACGCCGCGATTCAGAGGCCTACTGTTTCCTCAATCTGCAGGTGGCCGGCACCTGCCGTGTCAGCCAGGCCGGCCGGACTGCCGTCACGACGCCGGGCGAGTTCACCATTGTCGACTCGTCGGAACCGTTCCTTCTCGACTATGTGAGCGACGAGTGGGAGCAATATTCATTCAAGATCCCGAAGCATGTCTTCGATTCCCATATCGGCCATGATCTCGTGGTCCGCACGGTCACGGGCCGGACGCCGGTCGGCAAGATCGTCGTCGATTTCCTCGCCTCGGTCGCCCGGACCCCGGAGAGTTTTCGCCACAGCTCGACCGACATGACGAAGTCGATCGTCGATCTTGCTGCCATGTCGCTGCGCGCCTCCGCGCCCGATGGCGATGACGGTCGGAACCGGACCTTCAGATCGGCTCTCCGCAATTCTATTCTCCGATATGTCCAGCTCAATTTCGCCGATCCGGAGATAGCACCGGCCAAGGTTGCCGCTCATTTCGGCATATCCACGCGCTACCTGCACAAATTGCTGGAGGAGCACGGCGAGACTTTCGGGCAGATCATCCTGGGAATGCGCCTCGAACGGTGTGCATCCGAACTGCGCGAGGGGAAGTGCCTCACGATTTCGGAAGCCGCCTTTCGATGGGGCTTCAACGACATGTCCTCTTTCAGCAGGGCTTTCCGACGGCATTTCGGCGTTCCGCCGAGGGACTACAGGCACCAGAGCAAGGGACTTTGA
- a CDS encoding GGDEF domain-containing protein has product MRFDRLDLSVRGKARVYLGTIFGTLFCIAAAFAIDSYSFETGTWQLGEKPLNNFIIPLVVAPPIFYFLLSKLRELSIAHHELMNVAATDPLTSCLNRRAFTALVDGYLERVEKQQDLGSGAFLVVDVDHFKTVNDNYGHEFGDEALKLIAVTIKSSVREIDLVGRLGGEEFGVFLPSLDAARTVIVADRIRAAVGSLPFSPRGRPHRLSISIGGTTFDRRATFADLYRSADERLYVAKNAGRDRVDITPYGTGAAA; this is encoded by the coding sequence ATGCGCTTCGATCGCCTGGACCTGTCCGTGCGCGGCAAGGCGCGGGTCTATCTCGGCACGATCTTCGGGACGCTGTTCTGCATCGCAGCCGCCTTCGCGATCGATTCCTATTCGTTCGAGACCGGAACGTGGCAGCTGGGCGAAAAGCCGCTCAACAACTTCATCATCCCGCTGGTGGTGGCGCCGCCGATCTTCTACTTCTTGCTCAGCAAGCTGCGCGAGCTGTCCATCGCCCATCACGAGCTGATGAATGTCGCGGCGACCGACCCCCTCACCTCCTGCCTGAACCGCCGCGCCTTCACGGCGCTGGTGGACGGCTATCTTGAGCGGGTCGAGAAACAGCAGGATCTCGGCAGCGGCGCGTTCCTCGTCGTGGACGTCGACCACTTCAAGACGGTCAACGACAATTACGGCCATGAATTCGGCGACGAGGCGCTGAAGCTGATCGCGGTCACGATCAAGTCCTCCGTGCGGGAGATCGACCTCGTCGGCCGCCTCGGCGGCGAGGAGTTCGGCGTCTTCCTTCCCAGCCTCGACGCCGCCCGCACCGTGATCGTCGCGGATCGCATCCGCGCGGCCGTCGGTTCGCTCCCCTTCAGCCCGCGTGGTCGCCCGCACCGGCTGTCGATCAGCATCGGCGGAACCACCTTCGACCGACGCGCGACCTTCGCCGACCTCTACCGAAGCGCGGACGAACGCCTTTACGTGGCGAAGAATGCGGGCCGGGACCGCGTCGACATCACTCCCTACGGAACCGGCGCGGCCGCCTGA
- a CDS encoding LOG family protein, which yields MNPMDKNGWTPLPHSDEDLERAKAVPDTPQTRATTYRLAWNDEDFLTRRETRAVRLQLELMKPEMILTERGIRSTVILFGGARIPEPGGPAWAAKNEIQEKNLKANSHYYDEARKFARLCSEHSAGSYHREFVVVTGGGPGVMEAGNRGAADVGAPSIGLNIVLPHEQAPNLFVTPELCFNFHYFAIRKMHFIMRAKAVAIFPGGFGTMDEFFETLTLIQTGRMERVPVILFGRDFWSRAINLDFLAEQGTISPGDQDIIDYADTADEAWDVIRTFYGIEQPV from the coding sequence ATGAATCCGATGGATAAGAACGGCTGGACGCCGCTGCCTCATTCCGACGAGGATCTGGAGCGCGCCAAGGCGGTTCCCGACACGCCGCAGACGCGTGCGACGACCTACAGGCTCGCCTGGAACGACGAGGATTTCCTCACCCGCCGCGAGACGCGCGCGGTGCGCCTGCAGCTCGAACTGATGAAGCCGGAGATGATCCTGACGGAGCGCGGCATCCGCTCGACGGTGATCCTGTTCGGCGGTGCGCGCATTCCGGAGCCGGGCGGCCCGGCCTGGGCCGCGAAGAACGAAATCCAGGAAAAGAACCTCAAGGCCAACAGCCACTACTACGACGAGGCGCGCAAGTTCGCCCGGCTCTGCTCCGAACATTCGGCCGGCTCCTATCACCGCGAGTTCGTCGTGGTGACGGGCGGCGGGCCTGGCGTCATGGAGGCGGGCAACCGGGGCGCGGCGGATGTCGGCGCGCCGTCCATCGGCCTCAACATCGTGCTGCCGCACGAGCAGGCGCCCAACCTGTTCGTCACGCCGGAGCTCTGCTTCAACTTCCACTATTTCGCGATCCGCAAGATGCATTTCATCATGCGCGCCAAGGCGGTAGCGATCTTCCCCGGTGGCTTCGGCACCATGGACGAGTTCTTCGAGACGCTGACGCTGATCCAGACCGGCCGCATGGAGCGCGTCCCGGTCATCCTGTTCGGTCGCGATTTCTGGTCGCGCGCGATCAACCTCGACTTCCTCGCCGAGCAGGGCACGATCTCGCCCGGCGACCAGGACATCATCGACTACGCCGACACCGCCGACGAGGCATGGGACGTGATCAGGACGTTCTACGGCATCGAACAGCCAGTTTGA
- a CDS encoding DUF817 domain-containing protein, protein MKRFTSVEARIDAAAHRVLDRLPQGGVSGALVEFVVFGLKQAWACLFGGALLAIMIVTALAWPQDAPLERYDFLFLAALSIQATLLAFKLETPREAVVILIFHLVGTAMELFKTSAGSWIYPEEAFFRIAGVPLFSGFMYAAVGSYIARITRIFDMRYTDYPSIAATAVLAAAIYANFFLHHFIFDARWGLFAFAFVLFRRTRVHYRVFRHTHQMRLLVGFLLVALFIWFAENIATWSRAWIYPSQADGWTPVSLSKLGAWYLLMIISFMLVSLVHRPRGPRDEAH, encoded by the coding sequence TTGAAGCGGTTCACTTCCGTCGAGGCGCGGATCGACGCGGCCGCGCACCGCGTGCTCGACCGGTTGCCGCAAGGCGGCGTGTCCGGCGCATTGGTCGAATTCGTCGTCTTCGGGCTGAAGCAGGCGTGGGCGTGCCTGTTCGGCGGCGCGCTGCTCGCCATCATGATCGTCACCGCGCTCGCCTGGCCGCAGGATGCGCCTCTCGAGCGCTACGATTTCCTCTTCCTCGCGGCGCTGTCGATCCAGGCGACACTGCTGGCTTTCAAGCTGGAGACGCCGAGGGAGGCCGTCGTCATCCTGATCTTCCATCTGGTCGGAACCGCGATGGAACTGTTCAAGACGAGCGCCGGGTCGTGGATCTATCCGGAGGAGGCGTTCTTCCGCATCGCCGGGGTGCCGCTGTTCTCGGGCTTCATGTATGCCGCGGTCGGCTCCTACATCGCCCGGATCACGCGCATCTTCGACATGCGCTACACCGACTATCCGTCGATCGCCGCGACGGCCGTGCTTGCGGCCGCGATCTACGCGAACTTCTTCCTCCATCATTTCATCTTCGACGCGCGTTGGGGCCTGTTCGCCTTCGCCTTCGTCCTGTTCCGCAGGACGCGGGTGCACTATCGCGTCTTCCGGCACACCCACCAGATGCGGCTGCTGGTCGGCTTTCTGCTGGTCGCGCTGTTCATCTGGTTCGCCGAGAACATCGCGACGTGGTCGCGGGCGTGGATCTACCCCTCGCAGGCGGACGGCTGGACGCCGGTCTCCCTGTCGAAGCTGGGCGCCTGGTATCTCCTGATGATCATCTCGTTCATGCTGGTCAGCCTCGTCCACCGGCCGCGGGGGCCGAGAGACGAGGCTCACTGA
- a CDS encoding acyl-CoA dehydrogenase family protein: MTKVFCSETCVNVVYDTMRLVGVDSYTDMHPLAELMNDAMCFPLYDGGNMGARRRNLHSIIKSPSYSSLTAPYATFNA, translated from the coding sequence ATGACGAAGGTGTTCTGCTCGGAAACCTGCGTGAACGTCGTTTACGATACGATGCGCCTGGTCGGCGTGGACAGCTACACCGATATGCATCCGCTGGCCGAGCTGATGAACGATGCGATGTGCTTCCCGCTCTATGACGGCGGCAACATGGGTGCCCGTCGACGCAACCTGCACAGCATCATCAAGAGCCCTTCCTACAGCTCGCTGACGGCCCCTTACGCGACCTTCAACGCCTAG
- a CDS encoding DUF805 domain-containing protein codes for MGGLSARQLLWLFLRMNGRISRAAYLLAGLLANLVPGFLLYRFTLAPVESQAADSWAIAFVLIGLLSVWSIFALSVKRVHDLGKPGPYALALFVPVISYVVFIVLCVMPGDPAPNRYGAETNSPG; via the coding sequence ATGGGCGGCCTGTCGGCGCGGCAGCTTCTCTGGCTCTTCTTGCGGATGAACGGCCGCATTAGTCGCGCGGCCTATCTTCTGGCAGGCCTGCTTGCAAATCTGGTGCCCGGTTTCCTGCTTTACCGCTTCACTCTGGCGCCGGTCGAGAGCCAGGCGGCGGATTCCTGGGCGATCGCCTTTGTTCTCATAGGCTTGCTGTCGGTCTGGAGCATTTTCGCATTGAGCGTGAAACGGGTGCATGATCTGGGCAAGCCAGGCCCGTATGCGCTTGCGCTTTTCGTCCCTGTGATCTCCTACGTGGTCTTCATCGTCCTTTGTGTCATGCCTGGCGATCCTGCGCCGAACCGTTACGGCGCCGAAACCAACTCGCCGGGGTGA
- a CDS encoding transporter, with translation MPSGEEIQTYFAGAWRLMMGKPDGVRALDVSADGFWNSFYAIVVAIPALGVGWAALALDLAGYGLGSRLSILLRLAVIDVTAWVLPLLCLGVIARPIGILDRYPHFVVASNWASALLAWLMLPATLLNLFSPAASELNDTVSLIVFIVALVLTWRLTNAVLAKGAAVASAVFFGVVFAGLFLIFFLQRLFGLDGAQLSAG, from the coding sequence ATGCCGAGCGGCGAAGAGATACAGACCTATTTCGCCGGCGCCTGGCGGCTGATGATGGGAAAGCCGGACGGCGTGCGCGCGCTCGACGTGTCGGCCGACGGATTCTGGAATTCGTTCTACGCGATCGTCGTGGCGATCCCTGCGCTGGGGGTGGGCTGGGCGGCCTTGGCGCTCGACCTCGCGGGCTATGGACTGGGAAGCCGCCTGTCGATCCTGCTGCGGCTGGCCGTCATCGACGTCACCGCCTGGGTGCTGCCGCTGCTGTGCCTCGGCGTGATCGCGCGGCCGATCGGGATCCTCGACCGCTACCCGCATTTCGTCGTGGCGAGCAACTGGGCGTCGGCGCTGCTGGCCTGGCTGATGCTGCCGGCGACGCTGCTGAATCTCTTCAGTCCGGCAGCCAGCGAGCTCAACGATACCGTCTCGCTGATCGTCTTCATCGTCGCGCTGGTGCTGACCTGGCGGTTGACGAACGCGGTCCTGGCGAAGGGAGCCGCAGTCGCGAGCGCCGTCTTCTTCGGCGTGGTCTTCGCCGGACTGTTCCTGATTTTCTTCCTCCAGAGGCTGTTCGGCCTCGACGGGGCTCAACTCTCGGCCGGATAG
- the dapD gene encoding 2,3,4,5-tetrahydropyridine-2,6-dicarboxylate N-succinyltransferase has translation MSKPDLTSLEKTVEAAFEARDGISTTTRGEAREAIETTLDLLDKGEIRVAERGADGTWHVNQWMKKAVLLSFRLNPMEIIKGGPGDSAWWDKVASKFDGWGAMDFEKAGFRAVPNCVVRRSAYIAPGAILMPSFVNLGAYVGAGTMVDTWVTVGSCAQIGKNVHLSGGVGIGGVLEPLQAGPTIIEDNCFIGARSEVVEGCIVREGSVLGMGVFIGKSTKIVDRATGEVMYGEVPPYSVVVAGTLPGKPLPNGQPGPSLYCAVIVKRVDEGTRSKTSINDLLRD, from the coding sequence ATGTCGAAGCCCGATCTGACCTCCCTCGAAAAGACGGTGGAGGCCGCATTCGAGGCACGTGACGGGATCAGCACCACGACCCGCGGCGAGGCGCGCGAGGCGATCGAGACGACGCTGGACCTGCTCGACAAGGGCGAGATCCGCGTCGCGGAGCGCGGCGCCGACGGCACCTGGCACGTGAACCAGTGGATGAAGAAGGCGGTGCTGCTCTCCTTCCGGCTCAACCCGATGGAGATCATCAAGGGCGGACCCGGCGACAGCGCCTGGTGGGACAAGGTCGCCTCCAAGTTCGACGGCTGGGGCGCAATGGACTTCGAGAAGGCCGGCTTCCGTGCCGTGCCCAACTGCGTCGTGCGCCGCTCGGCATACATCGCCCCCGGCGCGATCCTGATGCCGTCCTTCGTCAATCTCGGCGCGTATGTCGGCGCGGGTACCATGGTCGACACCTGGGTGACCGTCGGTTCCTGCGCCCAGATCGGCAAGAACGTGCACCTGTCCGGCGGCGTCGGCATCGGCGGCGTGCTGGAACCGCTGCAGGCCGGCCCGACGATCATCGAGGACAACTGCTTCATCGGCGCGCGCTCCGAGGTGGTGGAAGGCTGCATCGTGCGCGAGGGCTCGGTGCTTGGCATGGGCGTCTTCATCGGCAAGTCGACCAAGATCGTCGACCGCGCGACCGGCGAGGTGATGTATGGCGAGGTGCCGCCCTATTCCGTGGTGGTGGCGGGGACGCTGCCGGGCAAGCCTCTGCCCAACGGCCAGCCTGGGCCGAGCCTCTACTGCGCCGTCATCGTCAAGCGGGTCGACGAGGGAACCCGCTCGAAGACGTCGATCAACGATCTCCTGCGGGACTGA
- a CDS encoding DUF2946 family protein, translating into MSWFARLRRDRRLFALLALVLMIGHSVQPLAVAQASSNGHLVICTMLGAEPLPDGTPIHHDDCGECVLGAWGLKAMAKAILASAPAWEPIPAVAIALFPVTDDRAPASLPPERPPGIRAPPLSA; encoded by the coding sequence GTGTCGTGGTTTGCAAGGCTGAGGCGCGACCGGCGCCTCTTCGCTTTGCTCGCGCTCGTCCTGATGATCGGCCATTCCGTGCAGCCGCTGGCGGTTGCGCAGGCGAGCAGCAACGGCCATCTCGTGATCTGCACGATGCTGGGCGCGGAGCCGCTGCCGGATGGCACGCCGATTCATCACGACGACTGCGGCGAGTGCGTCCTCGGCGCCTGGGGCCTCAAGGCAATGGCCAAGGCGATCCTTGCCTCGGCGCCGGCCTGGGAGCCGATCCCGGCTGTCGCCATTGCCCTCTTCCCCGTCACCGACGACCGCGCGCCTGCCTCCCTGCCGCCTGAACGCCCTCCGGGCATACGCGCGCCTCCCCTCTCCGCCTGA
- a CDS encoding DUF1775 domain-containing protein: MRRHILPLAAACALTAVSIVTAFAHSTLESAEAPAGSYKAVVRIPHGCDGQATNTVKVDLPEGFIGAKPMPKAGWQLAVEKGDYAKAYKLHGKDVSSGTKTVTWSGGDLADDFYDEFVVSGTLSAEPGTRLPFIVTQLCKDGQVAWNEIAAEGQDPHSLERPAPFVTIAAASGGGHDHDGAAADTVKAGDLTLSGGWLRAMLPGQPAGGGYITITNGGAAADRLVAISTPAAGKSEIHSMEMKDNVMVMRPVDGGVEIPAGQTIELKQGGLHLMFTQVTEPFKEGQSLPVTLTFEKAGKVELTLPVKSATGGSGHQH, from the coding sequence ATGCGTCGTCATATCCTTCCCCTGGCCGCAGCCTGTGCGCTCACGGCCGTTTCCATCGTAACCGCCTTCGCCCATTCCACGCTGGAAAGCGCCGAGGCGCCGGCCGGATCCTACAAGGCCGTGGTCCGCATTCCGCACGGCTGCGACGGCCAAGCCACCAACACGGTCAAGGTCGACCTGCCGGAGGGCTTCATCGGTGCGAAGCCGATGCCGAAGGCCGGCTGGCAGCTCGCGGTCGAAAAGGGCGACTATGCCAAGGCCTACAAGCTGCACGGCAAGGACGTCTCGTCGGGCACCAAGACCGTCACCTGGAGCGGCGGCGACCTGGCCGACGACTTCTACGACGAGTTCGTCGTCAGCGGCACGCTCTCGGCCGAGCCGGGCACGCGGCTCCCGTTCATCGTCACGCAGCTCTGCAAGGACGGACAGGTCGCCTGGAACGAGATCGCGGCAGAAGGTCAGGATCCGCATTCGCTGGAGCGCCCCGCTCCCTTCGTCACCATTGCAGCGGCATCGGGCGGCGGACACGACCACGACGGCGCAGCGGCCGACACCGTGAAGGCCGGCGACCTGACGCTCTCCGGCGGCTGGCTGCGCGCCATGCTGCCGGGCCAACCCGCTGGCGGCGGCTATATCACCATCACCAATGGCGGCGCGGCGGCGGATCGGCTCGTCGCCATCTCGACTCCCGCTGCCGGCAAGTCCGAGATCCACTCGATGGAGATGAAGGACAACGTGATGGTGATGCGCCCGGTCGACGGCGGGGTCGAGATCCCGGCCGGTCAGACCATCGAGCTCAAGCAGGGCGGTCTGCACCTGATGTTCACGCAGGTCACGGAGCCGTTCAAGGAGGGCCAGTCCCTGCCCGTCACGCTCACCTTCGAGAAGGCGGGCAAGGTCGAGCTCACTTTGCCGGTGAAGTCCGCGACCGGCGGCAGTGGGCACCAGCACTAA
- the dapE gene encoding succinyl-diaminopimelate desuccinylase, protein MSLPTDPAANLAALIRCPSVTPVEGGALTALAGMLAPLGFSVERPVFTEQDTPDVENLYARLSGNGPHLMFAGHTDVVPPGDEQAWTHPPFAAEIANGEMYGRGAVDMKGGIACFVAALARHVAARGAPKGSVSLLITGDEEGPSINGTSKLLEWAAAKGETWDASIVGEPTNPERLGDAIKIGRRGSISGTIVVRGVQGHVAYPHLADNPVRGLVPLVEALLHPVFDKGTADFQPTNLEVTTIDVGNPAANVIPGKATASFNIRFNDSWSAETIQAEVHNRLDSAARKSKLRPGKTEPVDYELVWRDRPSPVFLTSNDKLIRTLSGSIEAVTGRYPALSTSGGTSDARFIKDYCPVVEFGLVGKTMHMVDERVPLDDLEMLTRIYERFLADWFA, encoded by the coding sequence ATGAGCTTGCCTACCGATCCCGCCGCCAACCTCGCTGCCCTGATCCGCTGCCCCTCGGTCACACCGGTCGAAGGCGGGGCGCTGACCGCGCTTGCCGGGATGCTTGCGCCGTTGGGCTTCTCGGTCGAGCGACCGGTTTTCACCGAGCAGGACACGCCCGATGTCGAGAACCTCTATGCCCGGCTCTCCGGCAACGGCCCGCATTTGATGTTCGCCGGCCATACCGACGTGGTGCCGCCTGGCGACGAGCAGGCCTGGACGCACCCGCCCTTCGCGGCCGAGATCGCCAATGGCGAGATGTATGGCCGCGGCGCCGTCGACATGAAGGGCGGCATCGCCTGTTTCGTGGCGGCCCTTGCCCGCCATGTCGCGGCGCGCGGCGCGCCGAAGGGATCGGTCTCGCTTCTCATCACCGGCGACGAGGAGGGGCCGTCGATCAACGGCACGTCGAAGCTGCTCGAATGGGCGGCGGCCAAGGGCGAGACCTGGGATGCATCCATCGTCGGCGAGCCGACCAATCCCGAGCGGCTGGGCGACGCGATAAAGATCGGCCGGCGCGGCTCGATCTCCGGCACGATCGTCGTGCGCGGCGTGCAGGGTCATGTCGCCTATCCGCACCTTGCCGACAATCCGGTGCGCGGCCTCGTTCCGCTGGTCGAGGCGCTGCTGCATCCCGTTTTCGACAAGGGAACGGCCGATTTCCAGCCGACCAATCTCGAAGTGACGACGATCGACGTCGGCAATCCGGCGGCGAACGTCATCCCCGGCAAGGCGACGGCCTCGTTCAACATCCGCTTCAACGACAGCTGGAGCGCCGAGACGATCCAGGCCGAGGTCCATAACCGCCTCGATAGCGCCGCGCGCAAGTCGAAGCTCAGACCCGGCAAGACCGAGCCGGTCGACTACGAGCTCGTATGGCGCGACCGGCCGAGCCCGGTGTTCCTGACCAGCAACGACAAGCTCATCCGCACTTTGAGCGGCTCGATCGAGGCGGTGACCGGGAGGTATCCCGCGCTCTCGACTTCGGGCGGCACGTCCGATGCGCGCTTCATAAAGGACTATTGTCCGGTGGTGGAGTTCGGCCTCGTCGGCAAGACGATGCACATGGTGGACGAGCGCGTGCCGCTCGACGATCTCGAAATGCTGACGCGCATCTACGAGCGCTTCCTTGCGGACTGGTTCGCCTGA